The Candidatus Saccharibacteria bacterium region ACTTGAAAAATACAGTGAGGGCTTGATCTGCCTATCTGGCTGTGCTGGTGGCGAACTAGCCAAAGCCATCGAAGCCAATGATTTTGAAAAAGCGACCGAAATCGCCAAGTGGTACCAGCAAGTCTTTGGCGATGATTACTATCTAGAACTCCAAGACCATGGTGACTGGGAACTAGGCCAAATAATCAATCAAGGCAATCTTAGGCTGGCCAAAGAGCTTGATATCCAATATGTGATCACAAAGGATTGCCACTATACCCTCAAAGAGCAGGAAAAAGCTCATGATATCTTGCTCTGTATTCAGACAGCTAGTAATCTCGATGACAAAGATCGATTTCGTATTGACTTGCCCCTTTACCTTACTAGCACAGAAGAAACTCTCGCAACCTCCCAGCTTGAAGCAGAGGTCATCACAGAAGCAATCAGCCAAACTAGCCAAATAGCTGACAAGGTAGAGCTAGAAATACCAATGGGTCAAATCTTGATACCGACCTTTCCAGTCCCAAAATCTGAAACCGAAGAAAGTTATTTAGAATCTCTAGTGCTTGAGGGAGCAAATAGACTTTACTCAAATGACCAAGGTACTTTGTCAGATCAAGTTACTAATAGGATTAAATTCGAACTGGGAGTAATCAAGAGGATGGGATACTGTGGATATATGTTGATAGTCTGGGATTTGATCAACTGGAGCAAATCCCAAGGTATCATCACTGGACCTGGTCGGGGGAGTGCGGCAGGTTCGATAGTCTGTTACTGCCTAGGCATTACTGACATCGATCCCTTAAAATATCAATTACTATTTGAACGTTTTCTCAACCCAGAGAGGATCAGTATGCCAGATATTGATATGGATTTTCCCGATGACCATCGGGATGAAGTGATTCAATATGCCAGTCAAAAGTATGGTTCGGATCAAGTAGCTCATATCGTGACTTTTGGGGTAATGGCTGCCAGAAATGCTGTTCGTGATACTGGGCGCGTCCTAGGCTACGATTACAATTCAATTGATGCCATAGCCAAAAAAATACCTGCCCCCGTACAAGGTAGGCATATCCCACTAGCTGATTCTATCAAGAACGATCCAGAGCTCAAGACGGAGTATCAAACTAACCCAATCGCCAAGCACGTGATCGACAATGCCCTAAACCTAGAAGGAACTATCCGCAATTCAGGGGTTCATGCTGCAGGAGTAGTAATAGCACCCGAACCATTAGTCAAGAGGATCCCCCTGATGAATGCTGCCAAAGGAGTAGTTGCTACTCAGTACTCTATGAACTATGTCGAAGGCTTAGGGTTTCTGAAGTTTGATTTTCTTGGACTATCCAATCTAACTATTATCAAAAATACTCTAAGAATTGTCAAAAAGGTCTATGGAGAAAAAATCAATGCAACTGATATTCCCCTGGATGATCCTAATACCTACCGACTATTCCAAGAAGGTAAGACTATGGGAATATTCCAATTTGAATCTAGTGGAATGCGCAGCTATCTAAGACAGCTCAAGCCTACTGTCTTTGAAGATATAGTTGCAATGGTTGCTCTTTATCGCCCAGGCCCATTGGGTGGTGGTTTTACCGATGAATTCATCAAACGTAAAAATAATCCTGACCTAATCAAGTATGACCATCCCAAACTAGAGCCTATCCTCCAACCCACCTATGGAGTAGTAGTCTACCAAGAACAAGTGATGGATATCAGCAAGGTGCTATCAGGATTTAGCGGCGGAGAAGCTGATACTTTGCGCAAGGCAATGGGTAAAAAACAGCGTGATACCCTGGCCAAAATGAAGGATAAATTTATCAAAGGGGCAAAAACACATAGTCAGGTTGATGATCAATTCATCAATGATCTCTGGTCTAGTCTAGAAGACTTTGCTGATTATGGATTTAACAAATCCCATGCCGCTAGCTATGCCCTAATCGCCATCTGGACTGCCTACCTCAAGGCTCATTATCCAGCCGCATTTATGGCAGCTTTGATGACCAATCATTTTGAGGAAACAGAAAAGCTAACTATTGCAATCAAGGAATGCAAGGATATGGGTGTCAAAATCCTTCCTCCCGATATCAATCAGAGTTATACAGAATTTGCCATTACACCCGATAAGCAAGCAATCCGTTTCGGACTAATGGCCATCAAAAATGTTGGCGAGAAAAGTATCGAGCAAATTATTGAGATTCGCAACCAATCTGGCCAATTTACAGATCTGGATGATTTCCTTATCAAAATACCTGCAGGGGTAATCAACAAGAAGATTTTAGAAAGTATGATCAAGGTTGGAGCTTTTGACTCACTAGGAGATAGACAAATCTTACTAGCTAATATCGAACAGATTGTAAGCTTCCATAGCAATCTGCAAAAAACTCTCAACTCTCAGCAGAATAGTCTATTTGCTGGTACTGAGTCAGCTGAATCTATTCATAAAATTAAACTCAACCCAGCCCAAGAGATTATTAGTGATAAAACAATTCTGACTTGGGAGAAAGAACTGACTGGCCACTACATTAGTAAGCATCCCCTTGAAGAATTCATAGAAGAAATAGAGAAGAGAACGCAATCAATATCTGGTCTTAACCCAAGTCAAGAGGGTCAAATGGTAGTGATAGCTGGGATTATTACTACAATCAAAAAAATTACTACGAAGAAGGGTCAGACTATGGCAATCTTAAATCTATCTGGAGTGGAAGAAGAAATAGAGCTAGTAATTTTCCCTAATACATATCAATCCTACCAACAATTGATTAATGAAAATCAAATAGTAGTAGCCAAAGGCAAACTTAGCTATCTAGATCGAGGTAGACAATTAGACAAACCAAAATTGATCACTGAGAAATTGGGACCACTTGATCAGAAAACCCTGTCCCGGATTAGGCCACCAAAGCAATCAAAACCTTCTGATATTATAAGCTATAAACCACTCGAAAAACTAATTATCACCATTAATCAGCCCGGAAAGAACCAGCTTGTTGAACTAAAACAACTCCTAGACAAATACCCTGGAGAGCACCCAGTACTCCTAAAAATTCAAACTGGGCACCACATTCAACCTCTCGAATTACCAATCAAAGTTGCCAAGGATCCCGAACTGGTCACTACACTTGAGAAAGACTATAGTCTGGGATACAACTAATATCCTCCGCTATCTATTCTCGGAATTTACCCCTATTCAGATACTCCATCCGGTTACCCAAGACAAATATTTGACACAATATTAAATAGCTTCAGATTATAGACCCCGAAAAACAAACAGGTCTTGGTTTGGTCGGCTATAGATTTTCGTAATTATCCGCCATCTCCAGAGCAAACCCCTAAATCCAAAAACAAACAAAAGCACAAAGGTGGCATCAGCATCAATGTGCAGTTCTATCATCCTTCGATAACCTCCCAGCTATCTTATTACCCCCAATACCCCCTGCCTTGTCATCCTCCGAAACCCGACCTTTTTTATGTCATCCTCCGATTGTCCGGAGGACAATACGGGGGATCCACCTCTCTTGATATTTAGATAGTCTTTTGATGCATAATGCTGGATCTTCGGTCTTGCCCTTTGGGCAACCTGAAGATGACGAGAGGGGTGGGGGTTTTGGAATATGACAAGAGGAAGGGTGACAGAATTTTGGAAGATGACGAGGTGCAAGCTTACAGGGATTTGGAATACCTATTAGTAGGTTGAGGTTTAGAATATGAAGAGATAAGGTTAATGGAGACTTGGAAAGAGGATAGGGTGAGGGTTGCGGTTGATGACAGACGCAATGACAGATAACCCAGCTCAACACTATTCCCCCGAAGTGATCTCTGACTTTTTCTATAATCTTTTTCCGACTCCAAAGACATGGGTTTAAGTGATTAGAGAGCTAACCAGCAAAAATCAGTTTAAACTGTTTGCAACTGGTGTTATAATCTAGTTATGCTTAAAATGTCCAAAACCAATGACCCGGTCCTAAGAATAGTTGGTGTTATGATACTGGCTTGCCTATTAATTATTGCTTTCTTGCTGGGTAGAAGTTTCCAGACCAATAATTCCAATTCTTCATCCCAATCACAATCTATCACCCTAGAAGAAGATTCAATTGTGATCGATATTGCTGAAAAGATCTCTCCTAGCGTGGTCAGTATTCAGACCTCTGCCGACAGATCAAATCTTTTTGGCGAAAGTGAACTAACCCCAGTCGGAGCAGGTACCGGTATTGTCATAGATCAAAATGGCTTGATCCTAACCAATCGTCATGTTGTATCTGATGCTGATCAGTTAACTATCTATACCAATGATGGGGTATCTCACTCAGCTGAATTAATTGATATAGATAGCTTTAATGATTTGGCATTTATCCAAGCCGAAGGTGACGGCTATATACCTGCTGATCTAGGGTCATCCAACGATATGAAAATAGGCCAGCAAGTCATAGCAATAGGTAATGCCCTAGGACAGTTTGACAATACAGTTACCACAGGAATTATTAGCGGGAAAGGTAGAGACATTGTCGCCGGAGATAGTGTGGGTGGCAGCTCTGACTCACTATCAAACCTTTTGCAAACTGATGCTGCAATCAATTCTGGTAATTCGGGTGGGCCATTACTGAATTATGCTGGTCAGGTAATCGGTATCAATACAGCGGTAGCTAGCTATAGCGAAAATATTGGTTTCGCAATCCCAATAGATGATGCCAAGTCACTAATCGATTCGATTAAAAATCAAGGTAGAATTATTCGCCCCTACTTAGGAATTCGCTATATAAATCTCAATCAAGAGCTATCCGAACAGTATAATTTGAACGCCACGGGTGGAGCTTTGATCAGAGGTGATGACAATGATCCAGGTGTACTAGAGGACAGCCCAGCTGCCAAAGCTGGTCTAAAATCTGGCGACATAATTATCAAAATAGATGGACAAGCAATCAATGAAAGTACAGACCTATCTAGTCTAATCAATAGCCACAATGTCGGAGACAAACTAGACCTAGCTATTATCCGTGACAACCAAGAGCAAACTCTATCAGTTACACTGGAAGAGTACAATCAATGATCCCTCTGAGCTTCATCTTGCTTGATTGATAAAAATTATTGTTAGGACAAAAATTTCGTGTTATAATAATCGAGTTATGAAAAAAGATATTCACCCAAAAATCCTTCAAACCAAAGTCCATTGTGCTGGCTGTGACAAAAGCTGGATCACCGAATCAGTTGTGGATAGTATCAATATCGATGTTTGTAGTAATTGTCATCCATTCTACACAGGCAAGGATAGATTACTTGATTCGACAGGTAGAGTAGATAGATTTAAACAACGAGCTAGTAAGTCTGAGCAACTGCGTCAACAATCTAAGCCCAAACAATCTCGTGTTAAATCAGAACAACCTGAACAAGCCTTAGAACAACCTGAGCCTCAAATCACCGAATCAGAAGCCCAACCAATAGAGCAGTAATGCAGATCGACTACCAAGCGATAGAAGATGCTTGGTCTTCTGATTTAGCAAAATTGGAACAAGATCTCCAGGTCACTACCGACTATAATTCTGATCAATATATCAACAATCTCAGACGCCAAAAGAAGCTTGCTACCAAACTCCAGACAATTCAAGACTACAATCAATTAGGTAAGGACTTAGAAGAATTAAAAAAATTACTAGATGATCCAGATTTTGCCGATTTAGCAAAAGAAGAACAAGCAGAAAAATCCAAGCTAAGAGTAGAACTCAAACAAAAGCTTGAGCTAATGATCCTCCCCGAAAACCCTGATGATGATAAGTCTGTTATTCTAGAACTCCGAGCTGGAGCTGGTGGTGATGAAGCAAGTCTGTTTGCTTCAGAGCTACTGCGAGGCTATGGTCGATGGCTTGAAGCCAAAGGTCTCAATGTTGAATTGCTTTCCAGTAGCGAAAATCCAGTCGGTGGATATAAAGAAGTAGTTTGCGAAATCAAATCAAGTCGAGAATTGGGGGCTTATAATCTACTCAAATATGAATCTGGAGTCCATAGAGTTCAAAGAGTGCCTACTACCGAATCAGGAGGCAGGATCCATACCTCGACTATCACAGTCGCGGTATTACCAGAAGTAGAGGAAAGTGAGCTGGATATTGATCCAAATGACTTAAGAATTGACACCTATAGGTCTAGTGGCCATGGAGGCCAGAGTGTCAATACTACCGACTCTGCCGTCAGAATTACCCACCTACCAAGTGGGGTAGTTGTTACTTGCCAAGACGAAAAATCCCAGCTAAAAAACAAAGTCAAGGCCATGACCATTTTGCGTAGTAGGCTTCAGGCTATCTGGCAAGCTGAACAACAGGCAAAACTAGATCAAGATAGATTAGTTCAGGTTGGTACTGGGGATAGATCTGAAAAGATTCGTACCTACAATTACCCTCAAGATCGAATTACTGATCATCGAATTAATCAATCTTGGCATGGACTAGAACAAATTATCAATGGAGATTTTGACAAATTATGGCAAACCCTAGATTCAAATTACCACCAGCAACGCTTAGCTCAATTGCTCAAAAGCAAGCCAGAAACCACCTAGCCAAGATAGGTATCTTATCAGCTAGCCTTGATAGTCAATTGCTACTAGCCCATAGTCTAGGCCTCACCAAATCCAAGCTAGCCACCTCTGAAGACCGATCTCTAACTGATAATCAAATCAAGAATTTTGAAGTACTAATCAATCAAAGAGCAAAAAATCAACCATTAGCTTATCTCACTAAAAAACTTGAATTTGCTGGTTTAGAGTTTTTTGTTGACCCAAGAGTCTTAAAACCAAGAACAGAGACAGAAATCATTATCGAAAAACTTATCCAAGAATTAGCTCCAAATAGTCGAGTCTTAGATCTTGGCACGGGCAGTGGCAATCTGGCAATTAGTCTTAAATACCATCGTCCTGACTTAAATGTCACTGGTAGTGATTATTCAGTTGAAGCCTTGGAGGTAGCAAGAATTAACCAGGCCAGATTAATTCCCAACCAAGATATTGATTGGCGAGTATCTGATATCTTCGATCAGTTTTCATCCAAAAAATTTGAAGCAATTGTCGCAAACTTGCCTTATCTACCGGATGGGATTGAAGTAATGCCAGAGACAAATTTTGAGCCAGCAATAGCTCTATTTGGGGGCAAAACAGGATTGGAACTTTATCAAAAAATGTTCGAGAGTATCAGTCAATACCTTAGTCCAGGAGCAGTAGTCTGGATAGAATCAGACCGTTGGCAACAGCCTGATCTTGAAAACCTTGCCTTAAAATCTGGCTTAAGGGTTTACTATCAGGATTATTTCATTACAGGCTTTAGAAATTGAACTGATCAATCCCAAGAGCTCGTAAGTTCTTAATCAAAAAATCATCCCAGTTAAGATAATCTTCACCAGGAAGAATTGGGCAAAATTGATTTAGCTGATTTAATTGACTATGAGCACTGCCGGAATACAACTCTCTTTCTTCCTTATTATCACCCAACATCAAATCAACTATACACTCAAGCGAAAGAATTAGATCTTCTACTAGGATTGATTTGGCATTTTTGTATAAAGGTAAT contains the following coding sequences:
- a CDS encoding DNA polymerase III subunit alpha encodes the protein MAKPTELVHLHNHTHYSILDGLQKIPAMLDRVKELGQSAVAITDHGTMSGAIEFYLEAKKRDIKPIIGIETYMARRSHLDKSGKQDANPYHLILLAKNYQGYQNLCQLSTIAWLDGFYYKPRIDRELLEKYSEGLICLSGCAGGELAKAIEANDFEKATEIAKWYQQVFGDDYYLELQDHGDWELGQIINQGNLRLAKELDIQYVITKDCHYTLKEQEKAHDILLCIQTASNLDDKDRFRIDLPLYLTSTEETLATSQLEAEVITEAISQTSQIADKVELEIPMGQILIPTFPVPKSETEESYLESLVLEGANRLYSNDQGTLSDQVTNRIKFELGVIKRMGYCGYMLIVWDLINWSKSQGIITGPGRGSAAGSIVCYCLGITDIDPLKYQLLFERFLNPERISMPDIDMDFPDDHRDEVIQYASQKYGSDQVAHIVTFGVMAARNAVRDTGRVLGYDYNSIDAIAKKIPAPVQGRHIPLADSIKNDPELKTEYQTNPIAKHVIDNALNLEGTIRNSGVHAAGVVIAPEPLVKRIPLMNAAKGVVATQYSMNYVEGLGFLKFDFLGLSNLTIIKNTLRIVKKVYGEKINATDIPLDDPNTYRLFQEGKTMGIFQFESSGMRSYLRQLKPTVFEDIVAMVALYRPGPLGGGFTDEFIKRKNNPDLIKYDHPKLEPILQPTYGVVVYQEQVMDISKVLSGFSGGEADTLRKAMGKKQRDTLAKMKDKFIKGAKTHSQVDDQFINDLWSSLEDFADYGFNKSHAASYALIAIWTAYLKAHYPAAFMAALMTNHFEETEKLTIAIKECKDMGVKILPPDINQSYTEFAITPDKQAIRFGLMAIKNVGEKSIEQIIEIRNQSGQFTDLDDFLIKIPAGVINKKILESMIKVGAFDSLGDRQILLANIEQIVSFHSNLQKTLNSQQNSLFAGTESAESIHKIKLNPAQEIISDKTILTWEKELTGHYISKHPLEEFIEEIEKRTQSISGLNPSQEGQMVVIAGIITTIKKITTKKGQTMAILNLSGVEEEIELVIFPNTYQSYQQLINENQIVVAKGKLSYLDRGRQLDKPKLITEKLGPLDQKTLSRIRPPKQSKPSDIISYKPLEKLIITINQPGKNQLVELKQLLDKYPGEHPVLLKIQTGHHIQPLELPIKVAKDPELVTTLEKDYSLGYN
- a CDS encoding trypsin-like peptidase domain-containing protein, producing the protein MLKMSKTNDPVLRIVGVMILACLLIIAFLLGRSFQTNNSNSSSQSQSITLEEDSIVIDIAEKISPSVVSIQTSADRSNLFGESELTPVGAGTGIVIDQNGLILTNRHVVSDADQLTIYTNDGVSHSAELIDIDSFNDLAFIQAEGDGYIPADLGSSNDMKIGQQVIAIGNALGQFDNTVTTGIISGKGRDIVAGDSVGGSSDSLSNLLQTDAAINSGNSGGPLLNYAGQVIGINTAVASYSENIGFAIPIDDAKSLIDSIKNQGRIIRPYLGIRYINLNQELSEQYNLNATGGALIRGDDNDPGVLEDSPAAKAGLKSGDIIIKIDGQAINESTDLSSLINSHNVGDKLDLAIIRDNQEQTLSVTLEEYNQ
- the rpmE gene encoding 50S ribosomal protein L31 — encoded protein: MKKDIHPKILQTKVHCAGCDKSWITESVVDSINIDVCSNCHPFYTGKDRLLDSTGRVDRFKQRASKSEQLRQQSKPKQSRVKSEQPEQALEQPEPQITESEAQPIEQ
- the prfA gene encoding peptide chain release factor 1, producing MQIDYQAIEDAWSSDLAKLEQDLQVTTDYNSDQYINNLRRQKKLATKLQTIQDYNQLGKDLEELKKLLDDPDFADLAKEEQAEKSKLRVELKQKLELMILPENPDDDKSVILELRAGAGGDEASLFASELLRGYGRWLEAKGLNVELLSSSENPVGGYKEVVCEIKSSRELGAYNLLKYESGVHRVQRVPTTESGGRIHTSTITVAVLPEVEESELDIDPNDLRIDTYRSSGHGGQSVNTTDSAVRITHLPSGVVVTCQDEKSQLKNKVKAMTILRSRLQAIWQAEQQAKLDQDRLVQVGTGDRSEKIRTYNYPQDRITDHRINQSWHGLEQIINGDFDKLWQTLDSNYHQQRLAQLLKSKPETT
- the prmC gene encoding peptide chain release factor N(5)-glutamine methyltransferase gives rise to the protein MANPRFKLPPATLSSIAQKQARNHLAKIGILSASLDSQLLLAHSLGLTKSKLATSEDRSLTDNQIKNFEVLINQRAKNQPLAYLTKKLEFAGLEFFVDPRVLKPRTETEIIIEKLIQELAPNSRVLDLGTGSGNLAISLKYHRPDLNVTGSDYSVEALEVARINQARLIPNQDIDWRVSDIFDQFSSKKFEAIVANLPYLPDGIEVMPETNFEPAIALFGGKTGLELYQKMFESISQYLSPGAVVWIESDRWQQPDLENLALKSGLRVYYQDYFITGFRN